From the genome of Pseudomonas sp. WJP1:
GTCGGTGATTTTCACCGCCACTTCAGCCACCGATTGCGGTATGACAACCGCACCGGTCATGCCCTTCGTGGTGTCGACCACAGCCTTGTCGCCCGGCGCGATGACTGAACGCCCCACCAGCGCCGAAGCCTGCAACGCCTGGGACGAGTTGTAGTTGCCGGCGATGCCGGACACGGTATCGTTGAGCGTGGTGATGCCTTCCAGGCTGCTGAACTGCGCCAGCTGTGCCACGAACTCGCCGTTGCCCTGAGGCTCCAGCGGGTTCTGGTTTTTCAGCTGGGTCACCAGCAATTGCAGGAACGCGTCCTTGCCCAGGGCCTTTTTGCCCGTGGCACTGCTGGCCGCCGACGTCAGGCTATCGGCATTGGTATTGGTCTTGATCGACGAGTTGGCCAGGATGTCGTTGAGGCTCAGACCACTGGTGGTATCGGTAACACTCATCTGAGTCGCCCCTTATCACTGACCGAGGGTCAGGACCTTCTGCATCATGGTTTTGGCGGTATTCATCATTTCGGCGTTGGTCTGGAACGAACGGCTCGCGGAAATCATGTCAGCCATTTCTTCCACGACATTAACGTTCGGGTAGTAGACATAGCCCTTGGCATCGGCGGCCGGATGGTTCGGCTCGTAGCGTGCCTCAAGGTTGCTTTGGTCTTCGACCACGCCCAGTACCTGTACGCCTTGACCGGCCGCGTCCTGGTTCTGGAACAGCGAGTCGCCGCCACCGCCTTGAGCGCCCTGGAACATGGTGGCGAACACCGGGTGACGCGCACGGTAGGTCTGGTCGATGCTCGACGAGACCGTCTCGGCGTTGGCGATGTTCGAGGCCACGGTGTTCAAGCGTGTGGTCTGGGCACTCATGCCGCTACCGGCAATGTTGAAAACACTGGATAGAGACATGACTTACTCTCCGCGCAAGGCTGATACCAGCCCTTTGAATTTGCTGTTGAGCAGGGTGAAGCTGGCCTGGAAGTTGACCGAGTTTTCCGCGTAGTTCGACTGCTCCAGCTGGGCGTCCACGGTGTTCTGGTCGATCGACGGCTGCATCGGCGTGCGGTACATCAGCGACTCGTCGCCATTGCCCAAGCCCTGGGCTTCGATATGACGGCTGTTGGTCATGTTCAAGGCGAAGGTGCCATTTTTGGCCTTGTCGTTCTGCGCCTCGAGCACCTTCGAGAACTCCAGGTCCCGCGCCTTGTAGTTCGGGGTGTCGGCGTTGGCAATGTTGTTGGCCAGGACTTCGGCACGCTGGGCGCGGAAGCCCAATGCCTTTTCGTGAATACCGAGCGCTTTATCGAAGCTGATGCTCATGGCGGGAAACCTTCGGCTGACCTGATTTTTCGTACGATGGATATAGCAAGCGTCATGCCAATTCAGAAATCCCCATAAACCGGGGCTTTGCGGGCACCGGCCCAGGAGGCAACGACAGAAAAGCGGCAACCGGTTTCCGCTGGATGCCGCTTTTCTGCCGCTTGTCTCGTTCGAAAGGACACCGCATTACCCTGTGGGAGCGAGCCTGCTCGCGATGGCGTCATGTCAGTCGACATCTATGCAATCTGTCACACCGCAATCGCGAGCAGGCTCGCTCCCACAGGGTCATGCGGCGACTGTGAAAAATCAGCAGCCATAAAAAACGGGAGCCCTTGGGGGCTCCCGTTTTGATGACACCGACAAAATCACTTCGCCTGGTAAATAATCCCCGGGCTGCACTGGACCATCTGGTAATGATCCGGCAATCCGTTCAGCGCTTCGGAAGCACCGAGAAACAGATAGCCACCCGGTTTCAACGTGCTGTGAATGCGCAACAGGATGTCCTTCTTCACTTCGGCGGAGAAGTAGATCAGCACATTGCGACAGAACACGATGTCGAACTTGCCAAGGCTCGCGTAGCTGTCCAACAGGTTGAACGAGCGAAACTCGACCCGGCTCTTGATCGGCGCCTTGATGGCCCAGCGCCCCGGCCCCTTGGGGTCGAAATAACGCTGCAGCCGCTCAGGTGACAGGCCGCGGCCGATGGCCAGGCTGTCGTACTCGCCGGTCTTGCAGTTGTTCAGCATGGTGCCGGACAGGTCGGTGGCCACAATCTGCACGCCCATCCTCAATTGCCCGGGATTGAACCGCTCGAACTCGTCGATGGACATCGACAGCGAATACGGTTCCTGACCCGACGAGCACGCCGCCGACCAGATCCGCAGGCGCTGGCCGGGACTGGCCTTGATCGCTTCGGGCAACACCTTGTTCTTCAAGACTTCAAACGGATAGGTATCACGAAACCATAGGGTTTCGTTGGTCGTCATCGCATCCACCACCATCTCGCGCAACCCGCTGCGCGGCTGGGTCTGAATGCGCTGGACCAGCTCACCCAGGGACTTGATGCCTTGCTGCTCCATCAGTTTGTTGAGACGGCTGGAGACCAGATACTGCTTGTTTTCACCGAGCAAAATGCCACAGGCTTTTTCCAGGAACACCCGGAACTGTTCGAAATCCAAATTACCCGTAGACAATGCTGCCGCCTCTAAAATCGTGTTGACTGCCGGGGGCCGGACGCCCCTAGCTGATGTCTGCTGCTCTGATCCGGTCGACTACCCGGGATGCCAGGTCATCAGGACGGAATTTGGCCAGGAAATCATCGGCACCGACCTTCCTGACCATCGCCTGATTGAACACACCTGACAACGAAGTATGCAGGATGATGTGAAGCTTTTGCATTCGGGGGTCGTTGCGGATCTCGGCCGTGAGGGTGTATCCGTCCATTTCCGGCATCTCGATGTCGGAAATCATCATCAGGAACTCCTCCTCCGGCTTCTTGCCCTCGTCGACCAGCTTGCGCAGGTAATCCAGCGCTTGCCGACCGTCGTTCAACGCCACCACTTCAACACCGACCGTTTGCAGGCACCGGGTGACCTGCTTGCGCGCCACCGACGAGTCATCGACCGTCAGCACCCGCAAGGAGAGCGCCTTGTGCTGGGTTTCGACATCCACCACGCCAGCGGAAATCGCTTCCGGGGTGGGGGCCACTTCCGCCAGCACCTTCTCGACGTCGATGATTTCCACCAACTGGTTGTCGACCCGCGTCACAGCCGTCAGGTAGTGATCACGTCCCGTGCCCTTGGGTGGCGGATGAATCTCCTCCCAGTTCATGTTGACGATGCGCTCCACCGAGCGCACCAGGAATCCCTGGGTCTTGGTGTTGTACTCCGTGATGATCACGAAGGGGTTGTTCTTGTCCTTCAAGCCACCGGAGCCGGTCGCCATCGCCAGATCAAGGATCGGAATGGTCGCCCCCCGAATATTCGCCACGCCACACACGACAGGACTGGACTTGGGCATCAGCGTCAGTTTGGGGCATTGCAGCACCTCCCGCACCTTGAACACGTTGATCCCATACAGCTGCTGGCCGTCGAGACGGAACAACAGCAACTCGAGGCGATTCTGCCCCACCAGTTGCGTGCGCTGGTTTACCGAATCCATTACACCAGCCATGCCTGACTCCTACGCCAACGCTAAGTGTTGTTGCGACGCGCCTTCATCACTAAACGGCACGGCGCTTGCTTTTTATCTGTCATGAACACACAACCGACATTAATCCGACGCTTGACCACCCGCTGCCGCCAATGGCTGGGAGTGTTGTCGGCTGTTTGCCTGTTCAACGCTGGCAGCCCTGCCCTTGCTGACGCGGTTACCTTGCCTGACATGCTTATCGGCGTCACCCAGGGCTTTCTTGAATTCACCGTAGAGGACTATCTGGCGACGAGTCAAACCCAAGGACGCTATGAAATCGAGGTGAACCCGCTCGATCCACGCCTGCGCATGCCGATGTGCGACAAGGAATTGACAGCCACGTTGGAGAGCCCGGCCAAGCCTTTGGGCCGCGTAACGGTCAAGGTTCGCTGCGAGGGAGTATCGCCCTGGACAGTCTTCGTGCCCGCTCAAGTACGCCTGTTTCGCGAGGTTGTCACGACCACACGGCCACTACGCCGCGCAGGCATTGTCGAGCCACAGGACGTCATGCTTCGTGAGCGCGATATCAGCTTGCTCAACCAGGGTTATCTGACTGCCGTGGACCAGGCCATCGGGCAACGACTTACGCGACCAATGGTCAACGATCAGGTCATCAGCCTAGTGCACATCGAACAGGCGGAAGTGATACGCAAGGGCGACCAGGTGGTGATTACCGCCCGCAGTGGTACGCTCAGCGTACGAATGCCCGGCGAGGCACTGGCCGGTGGCGGCCTGAGCGAACAGATTCGGGTCAAGAACCTCAATTCCAAACGGGTCATCAAGGCACAGGTGATCGCGCCGGGCCAGGTGGAAGTGTCCATGTAGTGGCCTACTGCGGGTGAAGATGTGGCGCCGGCCTCGGCGGTCCCCTAAACTGTGTGCCAGGCACGGCAAGCGCTGGCGCGCGCAAGCTCATTTGATAATTGAGCCTAAAGTTTTTCAGGGAATGGCCGAAAACATGGCAAGCGTCCAAATCCCCAGAGGTTTTTTTACCATGGTCATCGATTTCAGCCGATTGAACAGCTCCCCGTCACTCACGGGCAGTACACGTACCAACGCCGCCAGGGAAACTGCCGAAACCGGTAAGCCTGCCGAGCTTACCCCCTCCGCCGAACAGGCCGGTACCGTCAAAAGCGGGGAATCGGTACACCTGAGCAATGAGGCGCAACAGTTGCAAAAGATCACCGATACGCTGCGCGATCAGCCTGTCGTCGACAAATCCCGCGTGGCTGAGTTGAAAGCAGCCATCGCCGATGGCAGCTATAAAGTCGACAGCAACCGCGTTGCCAGCAAACTGCTCAACTTCGAAGCCCAGCGCTAGGCCTCGGCCCGCGCCAGGCTTTTGGACGCTTAAACACCAAGGCCAGCCATGCACGACACTAATCTACTGCAACTGATCACCGACGACCTTGCTCCAGCGCAACACTTGCTGGAGTTACTGCACACCGAATCCCTCGCCTTGCATGGCCGCGACATGCCGTTGCTGGAAGATGTTCTGGCGCGCAAGCAGGCGATGAT
Proteins encoded in this window:
- the flgD gene encoding flagellar hook assembly protein FlgD, with protein sequence MSVTDTTSGLSLNDILANSSIKTNTNADSLTSAASSATGKKALGKDAFLQLLVTQLKNQNPLEPQGNGEFVAQLAQFSSLEGITTLNDTVSGIAGNYNSSQALQASALVGRSVIAPGDKAVVDTTKGMTGAVVIPQSVAEVAVKITDKDGKTVRTITLDDQKAGTGSFTWDGKDDAGKVVDSGTYTFAANTTIDDKGVALVTNLPATVNSVTISQTGGELMLNLAGLGSVALSKVQTIGI
- the flgC gene encoding flagellar basal body rod protein FlgC — its product is MSLSSVFNIAGSGMSAQTTRLNTVASNIANAETVSSSIDQTYRARHPVFATMFQGAQGGGGDSLFQNQDAAGQGVQVLGVVEDQSNLEARYEPNHPAADAKGYVYYPNVNVVEEMADMISASRSFQTNAEMMNTAKTMMQKVLTLGQ
- the flgB gene encoding flagellar basal body rod protein FlgB — its product is MSISFDKALGIHEKALGFRAQRAEVLANNIANADTPNYKARDLEFSKVLEAQNDKAKNGTFALNMTNSRHIEAQGLGNGDESLMYRTPMQPSIDQNTVDAQLEQSNYAENSVNFQASFTLLNSKFKGLVSALRGE
- the cheR gene encoding protein-glutamate O-methyltransferase CheR — encoded protein: MSTGNLDFEQFRVFLEKACGILLGENKQYLVSSRLNKLMEQQGIKSLGELVQRIQTQPRSGLREMVVDAMTTNETLWFRDTYPFEVLKNKVLPEAIKASPGQRLRIWSAACSSGQEPYSLSMSIDEFERFNPGQLRMGVQIVATDLSGTMLNNCKTGEYDSLAIGRGLSPERLQRYFDPKGPGRWAIKAPIKSRVEFRSFNLLDSYASLGKFDIVFCRNVLIYFSAEVKKDILLRIHSTLKPGGYLFLGASEALNGLPDHYQMVQCSPGIIYQAK
- a CDS encoding chemotaxis protein CheV; translated protein: MAGVMDSVNQRTQLVGQNRLELLLFRLDGQQLYGINVFKVREVLQCPKLTLMPKSSPVVCGVANIRGATIPILDLAMATGSGGLKDKNNPFVIITEYNTKTQGFLVRSVERIVNMNWEEIHPPPKGTGRDHYLTAVTRVDNQLVEIIDVEKVLAEVAPTPEAISAGVVDVETQHKALSLRVLTVDDSSVARKQVTRCLQTVGVEVVALNDGRQALDYLRKLVDEGKKPEEEFLMMISDIEMPEMDGYTLTAEIRNDPRMQKLHIILHTSLSGVFNQAMVRKVGADDFLAKFRPDDLASRVVDRIRAADIS
- the flgA gene encoding flagellar basal body P-ring formation chaperone FlgA — encoded protein: MNTQPTLIRRLTTRCRQWLGVLSAVCLFNAGSPALADAVTLPDMLIGVTQGFLEFTVEDYLATSQTQGRYEIEVNPLDPRLRMPMCDKELTATLESPAKPLGRVTVKVRCEGVSPWTVFVPAQVRLFREVVTTTRPLRRAGIVEPQDVMLRERDISLLNQGYLTAVDQAIGQRLTRPMVNDQVISLVHIEQAEVIRKGDQVVITARSGTLSVRMPGEALAGGGLSEQIRVKNLNSKRVIKAQVIAPGQVEVSM
- the flgM gene encoding flagellar biosynthesis anti-sigma factor FlgM: MVIDFSRLNSSPSLTGSTRTNAARETAETGKPAELTPSAEQAGTVKSGESVHLSNEAQQLQKITDTLRDQPVVDKSRVAELKAAIADGSYKVDSNRVASKLLNFEAQR